In Acidisarcina polymorpha, the DNA window CGACTTCTTCCTGGAACGCGGTTCGTTCGCTGAGGACGTCAGGCGGGCTGGCGCCCAGACACCGTCGGGAGCGATCCTGCCGACCTGGCGGCTATTCCTCGATCACCCTGCTTACGACAATGTCTGGTACTTGCGCGGAGTCGAACATCATCTGACTGCCGTAGCTGTTCCGACGCTGACCGTAGGCGGCTATTACGACCAGGAAGATATGTGGGGCCCGCAAGAGGAGTACAGTGTCCTCGAACGGCACGACGCAAATCATCAGAATTTTCTGGTCCTCGGGCCGTGGCAGCACGGCTCATGGTCTTCGTCTTCGCGGCATCTCGGCGCGATCCAGTACGGCGAGCCGATCGGCACCGAATACCGAAAGCAGATCGAAGCGTCTTTTTTCGCACGCTTTCTTAAGGACGAGCCCGGCTTCGATCTTGAGGATACGGCGAGCTTTCAGACTGGGTCGAATAAGTGGAAGCGCTATGCCCACTTTCCTCCCGCGGAGTCTACACCGACGAAGCTTTACCTGAATGCGGGCAAGAAGCTAGGCTGGCAACTTGGTAGCAAGCCAACCAAGTCTTCTTACATCTCCGATCCCAGGAATCCAGTGCCTTACCGTCACCGGCCCATTGAGCCGACTTACGCTGAAGGTTCTCATTGGGGTCAATGGATGACTGAAGACCAGCGGTTCGTGACGCGACGCAAGGACGTATCGATCTGGACCCTCGCGGTCGGCAATGACTTGACTCTCACCGGAGAGGTGATCGCCGACCTGTTCACCTCGACGACCGGCAGCGATGGAGATTTGGTGGTAAAGCTCATCGATCGATATCCCGACGACGACGCCGATCCGGCGATGCGCGGCTACGAACTGATGACTAACGAGGAGATCTTTCGTGAACGGTATCTCAACGGCTTCGATCAACCAGCAGCATTGAAGCCCGGCGAAGTCAGGGAAGTGAAGTATAGTCTCCACGCCGTTGACCATGTTTTCAAGAAAGGCCACACCATCATGGTCGAGGTCCAGAGCACCTGGTTCCCGCTCTACGACCGCAATCCGCAGACGTTTGTGCCGAACATCATGAAAGCGGATCCGGGAGATTACAAGAAGGCGAAAGTGACGATTGTCTCCGACCTGAGCCACCCATCCGGCTTAATCCTGCCGGTAGTGAGTCAGTGAGGCTTGAGCCGGACCTTTCACCGTTTAAATTTTCGGCCGCCGTCGCGCTGGGCGGCTCCCGATTGAAATATCAGCAAGGTTGACGGATGAAGAAGGAAGGCTGCTGCGCTGAATGACAGGCGGCAAGCCGGTGCATCCCGCTGCTTTCGATTGTTGTTCATGGTTCTATTCAAGTCTGGCTGCAAGTGCCGGGCCCGCGATCGAAGATCACCCATCTAGGCGGGGGTGCGTTGGCCTTCTATATCCCAAGCGTCTTGGCTTCGATTTCCTCCAGTGTTTGTCCCTTAGTTTCAGGCACGAACTGCAGAACGAAGACGGCGCCCGCAAGGCAGATGCTGCCATAGATGAAAAAGGTTCCCGAGCTACCCAAAGTACGGTTGATAAATGGGAATGAGTAAGTCAACGCGAAGGAAGAGATCCACAGCGCCGATACGGCAAGAGATACGCCGATCGATCGCAACCGGTTGGGATAGATCTCAGCAATGAGCACCCATGTCAGCGGGGCGAGCGTCATCGCATAACAAGCGATCGCGCAGAGGGTGAGGACCAGTACAGCCGTGCCGTGTACGCCGATGCGGTAAGCGAAACCCGCCAATAGATGCGACACCCCGATGCCAAGGCAGCCGAAAAGCATGAGCGGGCGGCGCCCCAAACGATCGACAACCGCCATCGCTGCCATCGTAAAGAGCAAATTAATCGTGCCGGTAATGACGATGTCCAGGAAAATCTGGTTTGTGCCTATTCCGGCCGTACGATAAACTTCTTCGGCGTAGTTGAAGAGAATATTGATGCCGCTCCACTGCTGCAGGACCGCGAGCACAATGCCGATGAGAAGCGCCTTCCGCACTCCTGGTCGCAACAAGCCACGCCAACTTGCTGTCCTGGATTGCTCTTCGCGCAGGGCAGAGGCAATGCCGGCAACTTGCGTGGTTGCGTAACCAGGATCGCCACCGATTTTTCGCAGCACCGTCTCGGCCTCATGCGCACGTCCTCTAGCAAGCAGCCATCGCGGGCTTTCTGGAATGCCAAAGGCCGCCAGCAGGAAAACAACAGCGGGAATTGCTACGGCGGTGAACATCCAACGCCAACCAGTTTGCACATTCCACGACGCGAGCATCGCTTCATGAGTACTGTTCAGCGGTACCGGACGGGCGATTCGCCAATTGGCAATCTGTGCCAGCAGGATACCCACGACAATGGCGAATTGATTGAGACTTACTAACCGTCCACGATGGGCTGCAGGGCTGACTTCAGCGATATAGAGTGGAGAAATGTTGGAACTTAAGCCAATGGCCACCCCGCCGGCGATACGCCACGCTATGAAGACTGCAAACGTGGATGCCCAACCGGTGAGGATCGAGGACGCTGCAAAGAGGATTGCCGAAACGATCAGAACTGGCTTGCGCCCATAGCGATTGCCGAGCGCTCCGGCGGAGAGTGAACCGGCGAAACAGCCTATGAGGGCGCAACTGTTGGCCCAGCCAATGGAAGCTGCGCTGTCCAGATGAAAATAAATCTCGAAGAACTCGCGCGCTCCTCCGATCACTACCCAGTCATAGCCAAAGAGTAAACCTCCCAGAGCCGCAACCACAGCGATGCCCCACACGTACGCAGTCGCAGACGTGGTAAGCAGGCTGAGATCCTTCTTAGCCGAAACGCTTGGTCCCTGCATGGCTACCAGGCCGCCTGATCGGCGAGAAGATCGCAAACGCCGGCATGGGACCGATCCAGATTGGATATTTCTTCGAGCGCCCGCTGGGCGTCAACTCGTCTCCCCATTCCCAGGAGTGCCTGGGCACGAAGAAACGTCGCAGTGATGTGCTGACGCTTTTGCAAGTCTTCCTCAAAGAGAAGCATCGCAGGCAGCGATGTCGCGAAGTAATCGATCTTTGGCCTCTGCTTTTCCAGTGCGTCCGCAAATGAAAGGATGTTCTTGAACAGTGAATTCGCCTCCTCGCTTCGGCCAAGGCGGAGTAATGACATCGCACTCCAGTAAGTCATCTCTGAAACGGAGCGAACCTGCATCTGCTGGAAGTCGCCGCGCTGATGAGCGGCAGCTTCCCAATGTTGGCGCGCACGAAGCGGATTACCCGCAGCCGACCATGCTTCTCCAAGCCAGAATTCGATATTGCTATGATTCGCGAGCAAGTGCCGGGCTTCGCTCAGGCTTCGCGGCGGAAGATCTGCGGCCTTGAAGTGATCCATTGCAGTGCGCGTATTGTTCGCTCTCAGGGCTATACGGCCCAGAAGCAATTGCGCGCGAACGTATTCGCCCAACACCAGGCCTTCGCCGCCTTCCCAGGGCTGAAACTTCCGGGCCAGCAGGAGCGAAAGAGCCGCGTCCGGCCTGCCGACCTGGTTATAAAGCGATGCTAGCTCAACCGTCAGATCATCGCGCAAAGCAATCATCTCAAGGCAATCCTCAAGATCGGTGAGCCTCTCTGCCGGATCATCACCCATTCGTTTTCTGAGCTGATCCTGTTCATAGAGAATGCGCGCATCGTTGGGCGATGCCTCGCGCGCACGACGGAAGGCTTCGCGAGCACGCTGCGGGTCTGATTGCACGTTGTAGTACGAGATACCCAGATTGCGCCATGCGGTCGAGAAACCCGGGTCCAGCTTGACCGCGTTTTCCCACTGGGCGATCGCTTCATGATGTCGACGCCGGTCATAGAAAAAATTGCCGAGATAGTACGGCGCGCGCGCATCGGACGGGTTGACAGCAATCGCTGCCTCGAGGATCCGCATCTCCTCGAGCCGGCTGGGAAAAACATATGCCGGACTTGCGGCAGCAGCGCATTGCATCAATTCCTGGCTTCGCGTTGGCTCATCGCCCATTGCTTGAGTGGTGGCAATTGCATAGAGAGCGATGGCACCCTCATCGGCTGCGAGAATGCGGCGTGCATCCTCAATCAGGCCGGCACGAATGAGATCAAAGGCAAGGTCCAGCGTTTGTCCCTTATTGGAAGGGGGAATGCCGGTTTCCAGAAAACGACTCCAGGTATCGAGCGGATCGAGCGCGCGCACTGCAGCGAGTGGAGACTCAGCCTCAGCGGAACGCTCTAGCTGGCGCAACACCACGACGCGAAGATTCAAGGCGTTCAAGTTGTCGGCATCCGCGCGCAATGAGCGGTCCAGGTGCTCCATCGCTGCAGCGAGTCGTCGATTTCGCACGTCCATCTCGGCCAGCCGATGAAAGGCGGGACCGCGCCACGACGCTGACCACGTAGCTTTGTAGAAGGCATCGTAGGCTTGGTCATGACGATCCTGAAAAAGAAGCGCCATGCCGAGGTTGTAGTAGGCCTCACTGTCATAGGGGTTGGGATTGCGCATGGTGAGGCGCGCGATTGCCTTGCGCAGATAGGTCTCTGCCGCAGCAAACTCGCCGCGCCTCAGGTGCATGCAGCCAAGTGCATGATTCGCGCGGCTGTCACCTGGGTCGCGGCGCACGGCTTCTCGCCAGTAAGGCTCCGGCGATCGGGTCGCGTGCCGGTATTGCTCTAGATGAAGACCGGTCAGATAAAGCTCGTCGTTCGATCCGATGTCTTCGGGTGGCGGAGGCTCCGTAGCCTCATTGGGCGCAGGCGCGGGAGCGATCTCAGCGGGTGCATAGCGCAGAAGAATTTCGCCCGCTGCTTCCAGTTCGACAACCAGATCATCTTCGCCGCGAGCAAGAGGAAACGCCGTATGGAGCGGCTCTTCTGGTCGAAGTCTGCCACGCCAAACCTCCGATTGCCCATTGGCAACAGCCACATGCACAATTGCGTCGTCAATCGCGTACGTCACCAGCAGGTGGATTCGCGCTTCACCTTCTTCGCGCTCGAGTTGCAACGCTGCGTGTAGGTTGGCGACGTCGGGAACGCCGATCTCACGAATGGGATACCAGAACTGGCTGAAGCTCTTTGTCTCTCCCGGCGCAAGAAAAGAAAAGTCGGGCTGGTTGTCCGTGTAAACCCCAGCCATTAATTCAATGTACGGGCCATCGGCATCAGTGAGGCTTCGATCCCACGCATAGCCAAACTCGTGATTGCCCCATGTCCACTGCTTCTTGCCTGGAGCGATATGATGATCTGCTACGTGCACCATGCCGGCGCGCTTCGCATGGTCATATCCTCCGAAGAAATCCTGTTGCGAGTTGGCGATCATATAGCTGGTCGGCACGGGAATGTTGGAATACCAGCTAAGGTCGTTGGCGGGATACGATCCATCCGGCGCAAAATTGCTGGGCGTCTCTTCGAGCGGTACCCCATGCAGTGCACGTTCGCCATACGGAATGCCGTAGTAGGTGCCGAGACTCTGCGGGAATTCCGTCACGGCCCGCTTAGCATGATCGGCGACGAAGCGGACATCGCCAGGGAAGAACGACTGATACTGCTCGTGAACCCGCGTCGCAACATTCGCCCACCACAAAAATGTCTGCGTGTCCCAAGTGCGGTTGTAAAGCCGGACCTTCAATTCCAAGTAAGCGCGCCCCGGACGGAGACAGACCCCATGCATTCCCTTCATGCGCGACATCGGATCATGGTCGCTGCACCACACGGTGACCGACCCATCGTTTTCACGTTCGATTGCCACTTCCACAGGAAGGAAAGTCGCCGGGCGGTGATGCTGCGGCCAGTTGAACTCGACGCCACCCGAGATCCACGGCCCGGCAAGCCCCACCAGGGCCGGCTTGATCACATTCTGACGGTAGAAGAAGTCGTATCCGTTGACCTTGTCATATCCGACATGAATGCGTCCACCAATCTCAGGCAGAATCATCAGCCGCAGGTATTCGTTCTCAAGATGGACCGCCTGCCACGCATGCTCACACGGCACTGTCGATACACGATCAATTACTGGCATTGGATAAACTTTGCCGCTGCTTCCCTGGTACACGCGTTTCTCGAGGAACAAAGGATTCGGATCCGGCGGCGCGGGATGGTAGGTCTTCATCACGACCGGCTCATGCCAGGCCTTCACTGGCCCGGCTTCGCTGGCCGGCGCTGACGGCAAGATTAGCTCTGGACTGGTTGCCGTTGACAGCACGGACGCTATGGATGCTTCGGTCTCGCTTTGAATCGTCGTATCCTCGAGAAATAAGCTCGAGTTAACGTTACCGCTCCTGGTCGCAGGTGGCAAACCTACTCTTTCGACAGAGCGTTGGCGACATTTTCCAGAGGGGTAGTGTACTGCGCAAGGCTGATGTTTCGTTGACGGCCACTCTGCTTAATCCTGGAGTTGAGTGGCAGTATTCTCGGTGGTCATAGAGAGTGCGGACCTCGTTCGGAGTTTCAGCTTGTGCTCGGATCCGAACTAAAGTCGTTCTCTCTGACGTTTCGATGCGACTACAAAACTGGGCAAGCCGAGGTTAAAGGGCTGACGCGGGTCGGGTTTGATTTCGTGGCGGCAAGGGTCTTTCGGATCTCTCGCGATTACCTGCTGATGCAGCTATTGCTTCGAGCGACTGGCGTTCCGCAGCAACTCCCCAACGCGCCTGGGCGAGGCCGGCGGCGATCATGACCGCGGCGCCGAGGACATAACCGGAAAGTAACGGCCCCCGGGATTGGCCGCCGATGAGATGTCCAAAGATAAGTGGGCCGAAGAGGCCTCCGGCAAGCGTTCCAAAGGCGTAGAAAAGGGCAATACAAGATGCCCGGACTTCCTGCGGAAAGACTTCGCTGACGGTGAGATAAGCGGAACTGGCCGCCGACGAAGCGAAGAAGAACGTCAGCGCCCACCAGACTAATTGCGAGATCACGCTAAGTTTGCCCAGGTAGAAGAGCCAGCTGGACCCCAGAAGCGAGAGACCCGAGAAACAATAGGTGGCGGCGATCATTTGACGGCGGCCAATCGTATCGAAAAATCTTCCGAGAACGACCGGACCAAGAAAATTAGTGCAAGCAATGGGAATGAAGCAGTAGCCGATCCGGGCCGTGTCCACACCGTAATAACGCAGCAGAACTAGAGCGAGCGAGAAAAAGACGGAGTTGTAAAAGAAGGCTTGCGCCGCCATGAGGCTAAAGCCCAGCAAAGCGCGACGCCGGTATGGGCCGGACAAGATACGGGCCAACTGGCGCAGGCTTGAAACCCGCTGAATTTGGACTTGCGTCAGTGCGGATGGTAAGGGAGGCGTCTGAGAAGGAAACAGATTGCCTCGGCCTGCGGCAGACGTTGCCACTGAAGATTCGATCTCCGTAACTACCACCTCTGCCTCCTGAAGCGCGCCGCGGCTCAGCAGCCAGCGCGGACTTTCCGGGATGTATCGCCGCATCACTATGACAACAATCCCCAGCGGCACGCCGGAGCAGAAGGCCAGCCGCCAACCGAGTGCGAGACCGAAGACCTTTGGCGACAGGAAAAGGATGGAGACCAGCGATCCGACGATAATGCCAAGCCAGAAGGTCGCGTTGATCCAGAGGTCGACGCGGCCCCGAAGCCGGGCGGGCACTAGCTCGTCGACAGCCGAGTTGATCGCTGCATATTCTCCACCGATCCCGGCGCCGGTAAGTACGCGGCAAATTGTGAAGCTGAGCAGATTCCAGGAAAGGCCGGTGGCAGCGGTCGCGCATAGATAGAGCAACAACGTTCCGCTGAAGAGTTTGCGCCTGCCGTAGCGATCGGCGAGATGGCCGAAGATGAGTGCACCGCCCACTGCTCCCGCCAGATAGAACGAGGAACTGAGACCCAGTTGCGAATCGCTCAGGGAAAGCGTCTGCGAACTCTTGAGCGCCCCGGCCAGCGATCCTCCCAGGCTGCCCTCAAGACCGTCGAGCAGCCAAGTGACTGCGAGCGCAGCGATCACGCGCTGGTGCCAGCGGCTCCATGGCAGGCGATCAAGCCGTGCAGGAATGTCGGATTCGATGACGTCGGATTCGATGACATCCGAGGTTGGGCTGGACGTCGTTTCGAGCCTCACGGACGGTATTTCTGCTAGTTGCTCGCCTCGCGCGTCAGGAGCCTTCATGAGCATTGCCCAGGGGAGCATCTTGAAGATGTCGACACGGAGCTCTGCTCGCAGAAGCGCTTTAACTTTGTTAAAAGGCCGCTTAACTCAAATGCATCGCCGCCGTCGACCTTGCTTGCATTGCCAGTCCGCATCAATGTGGCTCGCTCCTTTGCTCCTCGCCATCTGATGCCTAAGCGGGCTGTCACGGCGGCCGCTCAATCAAGTCGAACCCTCAAGCGCATTAAGTAAATTGGCTCATATCAATCTTCAGGGAGTACTTTTCACCATGCTCCAATTGTTCATCCCAAGTGACTTCGCGCCCGGTTTCGGCAGCCATACGGCCCAACATGCAGCTGAGCGCGCTTTGGACGCCATCGGCGGTCTGGTTGTGGAATTTGCTGTCGGTGATGCTGGCGATAAAGCTCTTGTCTTTTTCGCTATCAGCATGGGCAAGATTGTCGCTGAAGGCTCCGTTGGCGGCGAAGGTCGCGGGCTGGCTGCCCGAGCTTGGGGCACTGGGGTCCGACCATGTCCAGGCATTTTCGCCGACGATACGCACCGCCCCCGAATAGGGCGCCTCGGCGATGCCGGTGGCCCCGAAGATGCTTTCAGAAACATCAAAAAAACCGTTGTTACCGAACTGGGTCGAGGAGAAGCTGACGCGTACATCGCCGGGATAGGTGTAGATCACCTCGTAGTTGTCCCAGGTATCCCCGGCATGAGTGATGATGTTGCGGCCGCCGCGTGCGACGGCTTTCGTCGGGTGGGCCTGAAGAATCAAGTTGCAGAGGTCGATGACGTGGATGTTTTGCTCGACCAGGATGTTACCGGAGAGAACACGATCCCACAGCCAATTGCGCAACCGCAACTCGTCGGCGGACATTGGCGGCCGCTCCGGATACTTAGAGGCGGGAGCATTGTAATGGGCGGCTACCGAGCCAATCTTGCCAATGTGCCCGGCATGTATGCGGCGAATGATCTCGGCGATCGGTGGCGCGCTGCGCACCTGAAATCCCACGTCCAGACTGAGGCGGCCTTCGGCGCGTTTGCCAATCTCCAGCGCTTGTTTGGCTTGGGCTACATCGACTCCCAATGGTTTCTCGCAATAGACATGCTTGCCGGCGGCAACGACCGCCTCGAGATGTTGGACGTGAAACCATGGTGGCGTCGAGATCTGGATGGCATCGACGCCGGATGCGGCGGCCAGTTCCTCGAAAGCCTTGTATCCGCGGAACATTAGCTTGGTGTCTACAGGAGGTATGCCCAGCGAACGGTTCACGTCGTCGAAGTGGGCTTTGCCTTTGGCGAGCTGATCGGGGAAGATATCGGCGAGCGCGACGATGCGGGCCGTAGTGTTCTTGGCGAACGAGGTTGCGACAGTCGTGCCCCGATTGCCGCATCCGAGGAGGCCCAAACGGACAGCGGAGTTTGCTTCATAGCCAAACGCGGTACGGGATTTAAGCAGCAGGAGACTGGATGCGCTGGTAGCGCCACTAATGAATTCTCTTCTATCCATGGGAGACTCTCTCTCGTCGGTGTCGATTTGTGCTCAGGCAGGCTGCTGGATTTTGGCTAGGATCGCTTCGAGGTAAAGCTTCTCTTGCTTCACGTCTTCAATCTGCTGTGGGCCGGAGGTCTCCCGTTCGATGGTGACCGCACCGGTATAACCCAGCTTATGAAGTTTGGCGAATACTTGGGTAAAGTCGACGATGCCGGACCCGATCAGGACTTCTTCCCCTAGCTTCATGGGGTCGGTCGGCCACTTGCCATCTTTCGCATGAATACTCTTCACGTAGGGGCCAATGATGTCCAGGGCGTCGACCGGGTTTGCTTTGCCGTAGAGGATCAGATTGGCGGTATCGAGCCCGACACCGAGGTTGGGCTGATCGACATCCTTAATTGCCCGGAACATGGTGGTAGGAGTCTCCTGGCCGGTCTCCATCAGAAATTCCTGGCCATTCCCGGCACAATGCTTGGCCAGCTCGCGGATGGCGAGGACGGTCGGTTCGTAGAGAGGGTCGCGGGGGTTTTCCGGAATAAAACCGCAGTGCGTTTGCAGATGGGGAATGCCAAGCTGCCTGGCAAAATCAGAGGTCTGCTTGAGAGCGTCAATACGGGCAGCGCGGCTGGAAGGTGGCACGATGCCGATGGTTGAGGGGCCACCGAGAAAGTCCCACTCGAGCTTGCCGGGGCCGACCACTTCGGCGCTGGTCGCGACGAGCTGATACTTGTCGAGCAGGCCAAGAATCTGGCTGACTACCGCGGGAGAAAACTTCCCAATATAGCCGTCGAGCGAGAGGAAACAGTTGGAGAAGCCCATTTCCTTGACCCGCGAGAAGACAGCCTCCGGGCCCTCCGCCGGCTTGACCAACAGGCCGAGTGCCATCGGGGGAAGTGCTCGCTGCTGGCTCGCGGCGGGGGAAGTCCCCGCTGCCTGTGGATTGGAGGAAGCCGCTACTACGCTGGGCTTCCATGCCTGAGCTGCAATCATTGTCGCCGTGCCGGCGAGGAAGTGTCGTCTTTGCATTCGTCCCCTCTGACTCCTGAGAGTGTAACTGATGTGTCTCGCGAGGAAGTTGTTACCGATCATACAGAGGAGTTGTCGTTTCATTCTCGAGATCCGGGTCAGGCAGCAGAAGCCAACGGGCGGGGCGACATGGTAATTTTTGACTGACACGAACCCCAATTCCGCTGTAGTCTCAGCTTTGAACCCTCAACTGAAAGAGCCTACTCCTTGGCGCGACCGCTTTACACCGCGAGACTCGACCGCAAAGATTGCCTGTCCGAACCGGCCCAGTGCTTCCATCTGGAGTTCAGTATCGATGAACTGCCGGAGTTCGATTTCGTGTCGGGACAGTTCGTTTCGATGGTAGCCGACGATCCTGCCGGCAAGACCCAGACGCGGGCCTACTCGATCGCCTCGGCTCCGAGGCGGAATGAGTTCGACCTCTGTGTGAACCGGGTCGAAGGCGGATTTTTTTCGAACCTGCTCTGTGATCTTG includes these proteins:
- a CDS encoding CocE/NonD family hydrolase, yielding MHPRYSLVAAIFVFGLLKVAFAQPASESSLPSAAQLQALAGEYTDDSEPDTPLSFYEKDGQLVREGPRTFPSELTAVNSTEFSSRDGTGERYQFKLGPSGQASRVTVISGGSPGKEIMRRTGDAVQRDFPPYERQEAIIPMRDGVKLHAIILKPANQHAPLPMLMARTPYGAGETTMASFYADRPELARAQYIYVCEDIRGRFESEGEFLMMRPLADPSDPKAIDESTDAYDTVAWLLVNVPGNNGRVGVIGISYPGFLAMMSGIGPHPAVKAISPQAPMIDVWKGDDFFHNGAFRQTYGYDYALGIESGKENTDVQYGDNVDGYDFFLERGSFAEDVRRAGAQTPSGAILPTWRLFLDHPAYDNVWYLRGVEHHLTAVAVPTLTVGGYYDQEDMWGPQEEYSVLERHDANHQNFLVLGPWQHGSWSSSSRHLGAIQYGEPIGTEYRKQIEASFFARFLKDEPGFDLEDTASFQTGSNKWKRYAHFPPAESTPTKLYLNAGKKLGWQLGSKPTKSSYISDPRNPVPYRHRPIEPTYAEGSHWGQWMTEDQRFVTRRKDVSIWTLAVGNDLTLTGEVIADLFTSTTGSDGDLVVKLIDRYPDDDADPAMRGYELMTNEEIFRERYLNGFDQPAALKPGEVREVKYSLHAVDHVFKKGHTIMVEVQSTWFPLYDRNPQTFVPNIMKADPGDYKKAKVTIVSDLSHPSGLILPVVSQ
- a CDS encoding MFS transporter, whose protein sequence is MRLETTSSPTSDVIESDVIESDIPARLDRLPWSRWHQRVIAALAVTWLLDGLEGSLGGSLAGALKSSQTLSLSDSQLGLSSSFYLAGAVGGALIFGHLADRYGRRKLFSGTLLLYLCATAATGLSWNLLSFTICRVLTGAGIGGEYAAINSAVDELVPARLRGRVDLWINATFWLGIIVGSLVSILFLSPKVFGLALGWRLAFCSGVPLGIVVIVMRRYIPESPRWLLSRGALQEAEVVVTEIESSVATSAAGRGNLFPSQTPPLPSALTQVQIQRVSSLRQLARILSGPYRRRALLGFSLMAAQAFFYNSVFFSLALVLLRYYGVDTARIGYCFIPIACTNFLGPVVLGRFFDTIGRRQMIAATYCFSGLSLLGSSWLFYLGKLSVISQLVWWALTFFFASSAASSAYLTVSEVFPQEVRASCIALFYAFGTLAGGLFGPLIFGHLIGGQSRGPLLSGYVLGAAVMIAAGLAQARWGVAAERQSLEAIAASAGNRERSERPLPPRNQTRPASAL
- a CDS encoding DUF5107 domain-containing protein, producing the protein MPSAPASEAGPVKAWHEPVVMKTYHPAPPDPNPLFLEKRVYQGSSGKVYPMPVIDRVSTVPCEHAWQAVHLENEYLRLMILPEIGGRIHVGYDKVNGYDFFYRQNVIKPALVGLAGPWISGGVEFNWPQHHRPATFLPVEVAIERENDGSVTVWCSDHDPMSRMKGMHGVCLRPGRAYLELKVRLYNRTWDTQTFLWWANVATRVHEQYQSFFPGDVRFVADHAKRAVTEFPQSLGTYYGIPYGERALHGVPLEETPSNFAPDGSYPANDLSWYSNIPVPTSYMIANSQQDFFGGYDHAKRAGMVHVADHHIAPGKKQWTWGNHEFGYAWDRSLTDADGPYIELMAGVYTDNQPDFSFLAPGETKSFSQFWYPIREIGVPDVANLHAALQLEREEGEARIHLLVTYAIDDAIVHVAVANGQSEVWRGRLRPEEPLHTAFPLARGEDDLVVELEAAGEILLRYAPAEIAPAPAPNEATEPPPPEDIGSNDELYLTGLHLEQYRHATRSPEPYWREAVRRDPGDSRANHALGCMHLRRGEFAAAETYLRKAIARLTMRNPNPYDSEAYYNLGMALLFQDRHDQAYDAFYKATWSASWRGPAFHRLAEMDVRNRRLAAAMEHLDRSLRADADNLNALNLRVVVLRQLERSAEAESPLAAVRALDPLDTWSRFLETGIPPSNKGQTLDLAFDLIRAGLIEDARRILAADEGAIALYAIATTQAMGDEPTRSQELMQCAAAASPAYVFPSRLEEMRILEAAIAVNPSDARAPYYLGNFFYDRRRHHEAIAQWENAVKLDPGFSTAWRNLGISYYNVQSDPQRAREAFRRAREASPNDARILYEQDQLRKRMGDDPAERLTDLEDCLEMIALRDDLTVELASLYNQVGRPDAALSLLLARKFQPWEGGEGLVLGEYVRAQLLLGRIALRANNTRTAMDHFKAADLPPRSLSEARHLLANHSNIEFWLGEAWSAAGNPLRARQHWEAAAHQRGDFQQMQVRSVSEMTYWSAMSLLRLGRSEEANSLFKNILSFADALEKQRPKIDYFATSLPAMLLFEEDLQKRQHITATFLRAQALLGMGRRVDAQRALEEISNLDRSHAGVCDLLADQAAW
- a CDS encoding sugar porter family MFS transporter, with the protein product MQGPSVSAKKDLSLLTTSATAYVWGIAVVAALGGLLFGYDWVVIGGAREFFEIYFHLDSAASIGWANSCALIGCFAGSLSAGALGNRYGRKPVLIVSAILFAASSILTGWASTFAVFIAWRIAGGVAIGLSSNISPLYIAEVSPAAHRGRLVSLNQFAIVVGILLAQIANWRIARPVPLNSTHEAMLASWNVQTGWRWMFTAVAIPAVVFLLAAFGIPESPRWLLARGRAHEAETVLRKIGGDPGYATTQVAGIASALREEQSRTASWRGLLRPGVRKALLIGIVLAVLQQWSGINILFNYAEEVYRTAGIGTNQIFLDIVITGTINLLFTMAAMAVVDRLGRRPLMLFGCLGIGVSHLLAGFAYRIGVHGTAVLVLTLCAIACYAMTLAPLTWVLIAEIYPNRLRSIGVSLAVSALWISSFALTYSFPFINRTLGSSGTFFIYGSICLAGAVFVLQFVPETKGQTLEEIEAKTLGI
- a CDS encoding Gfo/Idh/MocA family protein, giving the protein MDRREFISGATSASSLLLLKSRTAFGYEANSAVRLGLLGCGNRGTTVATSFAKNTTARIVALADIFPDQLAKGKAHFDDVNRSLGIPPVDTKLMFRGYKAFEELAAASGVDAIQISTPPWFHVQHLEAVVAAGKHVYCEKPLGVDVAQAKQALEIGKRAEGRLSLDVGFQVRSAPPIAEIIRRIHAGHIGKIGSVAAHYNAPASKYPERPPMSADELRLRNWLWDRVLSGNILVEQNIHVIDLCNLILQAHPTKAVARGGRNIITHAGDTWDNYEVIYTYPGDVRVSFSSTQFGNNGFFDVSESIFGATGIAEAPYSGAVRIVGENAWTWSDPSAPSSGSQPATFAANGAFSDNLAHADSEKDKSFIASITDSKFHNQTADGVQSALSCMLGRMAAETGREVTWDEQLEHGEKYSLKIDMSQFT
- a CDS encoding sugar phosphate isomerase/epimerase family protein, with the protein product MQRRHFLAGTATMIAAQAWKPSVVAASSNPQAAGTSPAASQQRALPPMALGLLVKPAEGPEAVFSRVKEMGFSNCFLSLDGYIGKFSPAVVSQILGLLDKYQLVATSAEVVGPGKLEWDFLGGPSTIGIVPPSSRAARIDALKQTSDFARQLGIPHLQTHCGFIPENPRDPLYEPTVLAIRELAKHCAGNGQEFLMETGQETPTTMFRAIKDVDQPNLGVGLDTANLILYGKANPVDALDIIGPYVKSIHAKDGKWPTDPMKLGEEVLIGSGIVDFTQVFAKLHKLGYTGAVTIERETSGPQQIEDVKQEKLYLEAILAKIQQPA